AGGCCCGGGGGGTTGCGATTAGTTACGACTCCCGTTACATGAGTCAAGAGTTTGCTTATGAAAGTGCCGGGGTCTTGGGTGCTCATGGTATTAAGAGTTATGTTTTTGATCAGTTGCGGCCAACACCGGAATTAAGTTTTGCGGTGCGTCATTTAAAGACCTATGCAGGCATTATGATCACTGCTAGTCATAACCCTAAGCAGTACAATGGGTATAAGATTTACGGTCCAGATGGCGGGCAGATGCCACCGGAAGAATCCGACAAAATCACCAAATATGCTCGTTCAGCAGCGGATCTTTTTGCTATCAAGTCTCTGAACGTCCATGTGCTACGCGCCAAAAAGTTGATGCAACCGATTGGTGAAGATGTTGATGAAGCTTACTATGCTGAAGTGGCCACGGTCACCATCAACCATGATTTGATTAACAAAGTCGGCAAGAACATGTCGTTGGTTTATAGCCCACTGCACGGGACTGGACGGATTCCAGCGCAAATGGTTTTGCGTAATGCTGGTTTCGAAAACTTCCGGTTGGTACCTGAGCAAAGTATTGCTGATCCAGAATTTGCAACTACCCCATTCCCGAACCCAGAGTTCGCTCAAGTCTTTGACTTGCCAATTGCATTAGGTAAAAAAATCGGCGCTGATGTCTTAATCGCGACTGATCCCGATGCTGATCGGCTGGGCACAGCAGTTAAAGTCGGCGACCATTATCAGTTGTTGACGGGTAACCAAATCGCTTCGGTCTTATTGCATTATATTCTGGAAGCGCGCAAGCAAGCTGGCACACTGCCGAAGAATGGCGCGGTTGTGAAGTCAATCGTGTCGACGGAATTGGCAACCGCCATTGCGAAGGATTATGGCGTGGACATGATCAATGTGCTGACTGGTTTCAAGTTTATCGGTGATCAGATCAAGCATTTTCAAGCTACTGGCGAGCACGAATTTCTGTTTGGCTTTGAGGAAAGTTACGGCTATCTGATCAAGCCATTCGTGCGCGACAAGGATGCGATTCAGTCAACAGTGCTGCTGGCTGAAGTTGCCGCCTACTATCAGTCACAAGGCAAAACGCTT
This genomic window from Lacticaseibacillus paracasei subsp. paracasei contains:
- a CDS encoding phospho-sugar mutase, which encodes MSYRDTYQQWVDEPTLDPELKADLKNMADDETTKEEAFAAPMAFGTAGMRGVLGAGIGRMNIYTVRQATEGLARFMDTLSDETKARGVAISYDSRYMSQEFAYESAGVLGAHGIKSYVFDQLRPTPELSFAVRHLKTYAGIMITASHNPKQYNGYKIYGPDGGQMPPEESDKITKYARSAADLFAIKSLNVHVLRAKKLMQPIGEDVDEAYYAEVATVTINHDLINKVGKNMSLVYSPLHGTGRIPAQMVLRNAGFENFRLVPEQSIADPEFATTPFPNPEFAQVFDLPIALGKKIGADVLIATDPDADRLGTAVKVGDHYQLLTGNQIASVLLHYILEARKQAGTLPKNGAVVKSIVSTELATAIAKDYGVDMINVLTGFKFIGDQIKHFQATGEHEFLFGFEESYGYLIKPFVRDKDAIQSTVLLAEVAAYYQSQGKTLWDGVQELYKKYGYYAEKTVGVDFEGVDGQRQMANLMTKFREEQPADFAGVKITKVEDFLSQEAKSADGTVEKLTMPSSNVLKYILADGTWIAIRPSGTEPKVKFYVGTKADTEANAQEKLDAFEKALNDFREEA